A region of the Montipora foliosa isolate CH-2021 chromosome 8, ASM3666993v2, whole genome shotgun sequence genome:
TAGACTCGCTTATTCCAAACCGTGATGACAAGTCAGTTACGGTCAGTCCTACCCTTAATCGTACAAGAACCTCTTCTGGAGTCAGCTTGGCTATTCTAGCTGCTTTCTTTGGGTAAGGATCCTTTGAACACATTTCACTACCTCTCCAGTGTCTCATTCTTCCTATGGCTCCAACACCTTCCAGGTAGTGAAACCAAGCTGTAAAGGTTTCATAGTTGGGGAACCCAGTCCAAAATTGGAATTTCCTGTCATCAAGTCTTACTTGTTCTAGAAGAAGGCATTTTGAACGGagattttcattttcctctTCAAGTTCTTTTATTCTGCAGTGCACCTCTAGCAGTTCATTGACTACGGATTGTTCCATATTCATTGACTGCAAATCTACCTGGCCCTTGCAGTAATCATGCTCTTTTAAGGGATGGTCTGCTGGTAAACACTGACTCCACACTTTATGATTTTCTGGAGTACAAACCTCTGGTTTGGGACGCCCTTTTGCAGTTTCCGCATGCTAAAGGAAAACGAAACAACGGAAAGAAAACCGTTCAGAATGTATTGGGCCCGATTATTTCACACAAGGAATGTAAAATGGAACGTCCCCTCGTCAAAACACAAAGTACTCCTTACCGGTTTTGGCCTTTTCTTTCGGACATGTGGGGGTGCATTTGACACTCTGGTCGCCGCTAAGCTGTTTTTTGTTGACCTTGTAAGCTTTGGTTTCACATGGCTgtgtttaaaaatggaaagattgtAGGATACACTGTCAATTTCATCAGATTTCTGACCTCCAAAGAAATGCACTGAGCAGAGCCGCGTGTTGTCAGTCGGCGAGAAGTTCTTTCTACGGATTCTCTTCAACCAAACCTTTCTTCGGTTAATATCCTTTGGAATACGATAAAACTGCAAATCTCCTCTCGTTTTTCTAGTATTAGAACAACCAGGGGCGCAGCAGAAATCATTTTTCCCCATGTTCATACGCAGAGCTGTAACAcgaaaccaaatgaaaagctTCTCTTTACctccggcgggtctaatttgcaggtcgcaggtcgcgggttgcaagtcattgtttcaccaatacagaaagtatcctaaacattcttaaaagctaaccttaggcctaattaggcctaaacaaaagcttttaggcctaaggttagcttttaagaatgtttaggatactttctgtattggtgaaacaatgacctgcaacccgcgacctgcgacctgcaaattagacccgccgcttTACCCCCCAAGGCGCGAAGCATTGTGGGATgcgtgaaaatagagaatggtgGGTCCTCATCAATCTCCTTTTCATTGGACTCTTGACTGGCCTCGTACTCCATATCATCACAGAATGGTTGCTCAGTTAATTCATCATCATTACTTGCTGGTGTCTGTGTATCTACGAACACACTGATATGATAACattgtgaaacaaaaaaaattaactaagtTCGGAACGTTTCCTTATGAACACATAtacatggcttctgataggatgcggaaaaaaattaaagattatgcggaaatttttggccattttatgcggaaacatgcgttgattatgcggaaattacaccggattatgcggaaacttaaacaagttataaaactaataattaggcccgtccaatgtatttacatgcttacggtaaatccgtaatcgaaattgcaaccaatacaatcgcatttgtgactgaatttttgccctttgtgattaaattacatggaggagtcatcactttgcgaccagctttcaccgttgaaataaaagggttagcagttgggattttcccgcaactttgggtaaaataaatacagcgataaaaaattattttgtttctcatcatgaattttgtttcaatttggagataatggagcaaaattgtaatacctttggagcgcgatccattccctcgatcgtattccggaataagaatacgtgaagtgatgaattcaaaacggtatgtctggcgttttgaagcaacaaggataataaagatatgtttaaaatagcattttagcaggtgttcgacatttttaatttgaatctccgtaaaaacgaaggatttctaacttgtattccatgttatcctattccggaatacggtcagtcgaacgcgcccttaatttcttatcagttacgtcatttgctgaagtgtaactgtttctcgtccaatggaaagcattgtaggaacaaaaattagtgtccaggctcattggcgaaaaaatgcgcggaaactgcttacgatctttcttatgaactttcatcttgcgaacgaaatggtgtgttttcttcaatgttcaggaaaataatcgtttcaaacagtcaatttcttcggcttttatgtttttgaggatgttaaggagctgctttatcactaatatcagatatttcttctgtttgtttttttcggaaaatatcggagttatgcggaaaatatcggaattatgcggaagatgcggatttcagtgaattatgcggatccgcatcgccgcatcctgtcagatgccatgcatATATTAACTCTATATTTGTCAGTAATGCACATTCTAAGAATTGGACACCACTACTTTTGAAGCTGGTACATGTCCATGCACTGTGAATGGGGATTTTCGTAGAAACAGAGTCAGAAAAAATAACGTAAACCATTTCTAAGAGTTATTCAGTCCATTTCACCTGTACCAGTTGAACCCTTTAATTTCTCTCGTGATTGATTCAGTTCTAGGAAGGTCTTTGCCCACTCTGACTGGTTAGCAATGATCTTCTCGCTCAATTCCTCCACATTAGATTCCATAGTTTTTAGTTTCCGCTGAAGATTCTTCTTGTCcttctttaatttttcacaCTTAGCACAAGGAGTTGCATTCTTGAGGGTTTCTTTTGGGTGTCTGTGATGCAAAACATTATACAGAAAAACCAATGTCCCACCATATAACGTAACTAAAGCACAGCGCGCGCTGTTATTGGTTAATTCAGCGTCTACTATTTGCTCATGGGTGTGCGCTGCTGACCTACTCAATAACTAAAGCAAAGCGCACGCTTTATGATGTAGCTCAATAAATAGACCTCTGTTATTTCAATGTCTCAATGTTgtgttataaaacaaatggtaaacgccatAGCGTATAGTATTGAGTTATGgatgcacgcgggaggttgctaagcacgaaagaagcgtaagagtcgcacgaggcgatagccgagtgcgactctagcttcttgttTAATAGTACTCAAATTGTACATATATTGCTTATGGTTTTGCACTTAAAAGTAATGTTATAAGAAACTTATGTAAACATTACTGCCAGTTCTCTTCAGTACTTACCTTTTTGAAAGAATTCAAGCTTTCCTCCACAACAGTTGAATCATGGTGTGTGAAGGTACTTGAAACAATAGGAGTTGATGTTGTAGGTGGGGAACACTAAGGAAAGATAGCACTCtgtatatatttaacaattattcgccgaaggcgaagtgattagcGGTGAATATTCATATTTGTTTTCTTataatattaaaaaagaaaaataacttcaTACCAAATGCTCTGCAGGTAATTCGGTCGATTCAGAGGCCAAGGGTAATGCACTCGAGCTAAAAACACTCTGAAAATAAAAGAGGGCACCGCTATTACTTGTAAATGGAAATCGTATTCAAAGTTCTGCAGAGACAATGTCATTATCTCGTTTGAAGCTTACTAGTTGGTCATGCGAAACAGCTGCAGCCTCGTTGTTGGCGCCCTCGTCGTTCTGGTCAAGGGAAGACTCTATCTCggcttttaaaatttcttgaatTGTCTGAAAGAAACCGGCAAAAAAAAAGTGCGACCGATAATCTGACTGCGGTACCGGCGGAACAAATCTGTACACTGAAGCCTTTTACACAACATCCTCAAGGTCAACTGTTCTGAAATGGCGAAAACAGCAGTCGTAGAAAAATTTTCGTCTCTTACGCATGCAGCGTATACAACTTTTACAATATAAACCTGTGTGAAGAACCGCTATTACTTGTAAATGGTTATCGTATTCAAAGTTCTACAAAGATAATGGAAGCTTACTAGTTGGTTATGCGGGGCAACCGCAGCCTTGTTAGTGTCCTCGTCATTCTCGCCAAGGGAAGATTCTTTCTCGGCTCTTAAAATTTCTTTAattatctgaaagaaacaaaaacgaaGTGCGGTCGATTATCTGACTGTACACTGAAGCCTTTTATAATACTGGTACTGCGGTACCGGCGGAACAAAT
Encoded here:
- the LOC137967755 gene encoding uncharacterized protein translates to MNMGKNDFCCAPGCSNTRKTRGDLQFYRIPKDINRRKVWLKRIRRKNFSPTDNTRLCSVHFFGGQKSDEIDSVSYNLSIFKHSHVKPKLTRSTKNSLAATRVSNAPPHVRKKRPKPHAETAKGRPKPEVCTPENHKVWSQCLPADHPLKEHDYCKGQVDLQSMNMEQSVVNELLEVHCRIKELEEENENLRSKCLLLEQVRLDDRKFQFWTGFPNYETFTAWFHYLEGVGAIGRMRHWRGSEMCSKDPYPKKAARIAKLTPEEVLVRLRVGLTVTDLSSRFGISESSVSKIFTSWINLLFFHLKDLCEMPESEMDGKAKQFSKFPCLKVIIDCTEIFTQKPSCLQANKEIYSNYKGHTTFKFLVGIDPHGAIVYVSQAWGGRTSDKHITANSPGLTTKLNRGDELMADRGFAVHDLFADMGVKVTIPDFKGQGRSHLNKMEGKGSEKIAEARIHVERAIQRIKTFHILDNEVRLCMAHLAEQIFTVCSYLINFQSPILRQ